Part of the candidate division KSB1 bacterium genome, GAAAATTTAGAGCATGCATCGAACATTGTCTTCCATGGATTTTCCTTAGGGATCAATACTACACATTCACCTAGCCTATTTATATAAACTGATTTATCTTTAAACCTGAATTCCTTTGGTAGTCTAACTGCCTGACTATGTCCATTCATGAAAATTTTAGCTTCTTTCATCATGCGTAAAGTATATACTTTAGAATAGAGATTTCCAAGTTTTTTTGTAAACAATAAGAAATAACAAAATCGCAGTAAGCTTTTAATTGATTAGAAACATTGTCACGAGTCAATGCCAAGCAAAAGAACCTGTATTCAAATCGCCAAGCCTTCTTTCACCCCGAAAAACTTTTCAACCTTTATTGTTTGGATTTTATTCAAAATTACGATAAGATAATCCCCGGTTTCTATGAGAGTATCGTTCGGTGGCAGTTTTAACAAGGTTCTTTTATTGTCCTGGAATTTACTAATGCC contains:
- a CDS encoding antitoxin; translated protein: MKEAKIFMNGHSQAVRLPKEFRFKDKSVYINRLGECVVLIPKENPWKTMFDACSKFSEDFMSDRDQGEEQKREKFD